One bacterium genomic region harbors:
- a CDS encoding polysaccharide deacetylase family protein, whose product MICIPILTYHSLDSSGSVISTAPEKFRRQMKNLSDASFEVMKLRDVAGRIRENRDLPSKSVAITFDDGFQSVYDVAHPVLKEYGYPATVFLVTSFCGKNNRWYGQPDNIPSFDLLTWDQIAQMKEEQIEFGVHTATHPDLTRLPGSKISEEIVGARKTLQDRTGQQEVAFAYPYGKQSAAARAIVESHFYAACSTKMEFATPQSDVHFLPRIDMYYFANNDLFSTIGTPSFDRFVGFRKTLRGFKRMITGGL is encoded by the coding sequence ATGATTTGCATTCCAATACTCACTTATCATTCCTTAGATTCCAGCGGTTCGGTGATTTCCACGGCGCCTGAAAAATTCCGACGCCAGATGAAAAATCTTTCCGATGCTTCCTTTGAAGTTATGAAACTTCGCGATGTTGCCGGGCGAATCCGCGAGAATCGTGATCTACCTTCAAAAAGCGTAGCCATCACGTTCGATGATGGATTTCAGAGTGTCTATGATGTCGCCCATCCTGTGCTGAAGGAATATGGATATCCTGCCACCGTTTTTCTGGTCACTTCGTTTTGCGGGAAAAATAACCGCTGGTACGGCCAGCCGGACAACATTCCCAGCTTTGATCTGCTCACATGGGACCAGATTGCGCAGATGAAGGAAGAGCAAATCGAATTCGGAGTGCATACAGCAACACATCCAGACCTTACGCGGCTTCCGGGGTCAAAGATATCGGAAGAAATAGTCGGCGCGCGCAAGACTCTGCAAGACCGGACAGGGCAACAGGAGGTTGCGTTCGCTTACCCTTATGGAAAACAATCGGCTGCCGCAAGAGCCATTGTGGAGTCTCATTTCTATGCAGCCTGTTCTACAAAAATGGAATTTGCAACGCCTCAGTCGGATGTTCATTTTTTGCCGCGCATTGACATGTACTATTTTGCCAACAACGATCTTTTCTCCACAATCGGCACTCCTTCCTTCGATCGATTTGTAGGGTTTCGCAAAACGCTTCGCGGTTTTAAGCGAATGATCACAGGGGGTTTGTAA
- a CDS encoding GDP-mannose 4,6-dehydratase has product MKALITGGAGFIGSHLAEKLMGMGHSVDVIDDLSTGNIRNMSGCQGKAEFRFIHGSVMDEGLMHMLIDRNDMVYHLAAAVGVSLIVKQPVRTIETNIKGTEVVLEIAKKFRKRVLLASSSEVYGKSEKVPFSENDDCVLGSTSFSRWSYACSKAIDEFLGLAYHRQFGLPVLILRFFNTVGERQTGQYGMVIPRFVKAALRGEPIQVYGDGKQTRCFAHVKDVVNGMIALTEDAGSYGHVYNIGSIEEISIEDLAIRIKALTGSNSEIRYVPYEEAYSHAFDDLRRRVPSLDKIQKRVGYKPVKTLDEILKTIIEWMRAEPYDDK; this is encoded by the coding sequence ATGAAAGCGTTGATCACGGGCGGAGCCGGTTTTATTGGAAGCCACCTTGCTGAAAAGCTAATGGGGATGGGACATAGCGTTGATGTGATCGATGATCTTTCCACGGGCAACATCCGGAACATGTCTGGTTGCCAGGGCAAAGCGGAATTCCGTTTCATTCATGGTTCCGTGATGGATGAAGGGCTGATGCATATGCTGATCGACCGTAATGATATGGTCTATCATCTCGCAGCCGCAGTCGGCGTCAGCCTGATCGTGAAGCAGCCGGTGCGAACGATTGAAACCAACATCAAGGGCACGGAAGTCGTTTTGGAAATTGCAAAAAAATTTCGAAAGCGCGTGCTGCTTGCCAGCTCTTCAGAAGTTTACGGTAAGAGCGAAAAAGTTCCGTTCAGTGAAAATGATGATTGTGTTCTTGGCAGCACAAGTTTTTCACGCTGGAGTTATGCCTGTTCCAAAGCAATTGATGAATTCCTGGGGCTTGCCTATCACCGCCAGTTTGGTTTGCCTGTATTGATTCTGCGTTTCTTCAACACGGTCGGAGAGCGACAGACCGGACAATATGGAATGGTGATACCACGTTTTGTCAAGGCCGCGCTCCGTGGCGAACCGATTCAGGTGTACGGCGATGGCAAACAAACAAGGTGCTTTGCTCACGTAAAGGACGTTGTGAATGGAATGATTGCTCTGACCGAGGATGCCGGCTCGTACGGTCACGTTTACAACATCGGTTCGATCGAAGAAATTTCCATTGAGGACCTGGCCATACGGATCAAGGCATTGACCGGCAGCAACTCCGAAATTCGTTATGTTCCGTACGAAGAAGCATACAGTCACGCATTTGATGATCTCAGAAGAAGAGTCCCTTCGCTGGATAAGATTCAGAAGCGGGTCGGCTATAAACCGGTAAAGACGCTGGATGAAATACTGAAAACCATCATCGAATGGATGCGCGCTGAACCGTATGACGACAAATGA
- a CDS encoding glycosyltransferase family 4 protein: MVTTFYPPYSFGGDAIYIYRLVQELARRGHNIDVIHDADSFYLLETEGLKGDYPNHDNVTVHILKSKAGFLSPLLTQQTSVPYLKQKKIREVLEKNRYDVIHYHNMSLIGLKALQYGDAVKLYTTHEHWLVCPMHVLWKYDREVCTSRSCIGCQIYGKRPPQWWRYTDLMRKMLNHVDMFISPSRFTLKKHHEMGLDIPMVHIPYFLATKSGEDEESAFPHTGPYFLFVGRLEKIKGLQNIIPLFRDHPEFELLIAGEGTYTDQLKQMAAVSENIQFLGKLGHSKLRNYYKHARAVIVPSICYEVFGIIIIEAFSQETPVIVNNLGALPEVVDDSGGGIIYNSQDELLAAIRRLAEDDPLREELGRKGHGAYLQYWNEESHIQQYLGLIERVQQKRLAGAMS, translated from the coding sequence ATGGTTACCACGTTTTACCCTCCCTACAGTTTTGGCGGGGATGCAATCTACATTTACAGGCTGGTCCAGGAGCTCGCTCGGCGTGGACATAACATCGATGTCATTCATGACGCCGATTCTTTTTACCTGTTGGAAACAGAAGGCTTGAAAGGGGATTACCCGAATCACGATAACGTTACGGTTCACATCCTGAAAAGCAAAGCAGGGTTTTTGTCTCCGCTTCTGACTCAACAGACGAGCGTTCCTTACCTGAAACAGAAAAAGATACGGGAAGTGTTGGAGAAAAACCGTTACGATGTGATTCATTATCACAATATGTCTTTGATTGGACTTAAAGCGCTTCAATATGGTGATGCGGTTAAACTCTACACAACACACGAACACTGGCTGGTTTGTCCCATGCATGTGCTCTGGAAATATGATCGCGAAGTTTGTACATCGCGCAGTTGCATTGGCTGTCAGATTTACGGAAAAAGGCCTCCGCAATGGTGGCGCTACACGGATCTGATGAGAAAGATGTTGAACCATGTCGACATGTTTATCTCACCCAGTCGTTTCACTCTGAAGAAACATCACGAAATGGGATTGGATATTCCTATGGTCCACATTCCTTATTTCCTCGCAACAAAAAGTGGCGAAGATGAAGAATCTGCGTTTCCGCATACGGGTCCGTACTTCCTTTTTGTGGGAAGACTGGAGAAGATCAAAGGACTTCAGAATATAATTCCTTTGTTTCGGGATCATCCCGAATTTGAGCTCCTCATCGCTGGAGAGGGAACTTACACGGATCAACTAAAACAGATGGCGGCCGTATCGGAGAACATACAATTCCTGGGAAAACTCGGTCATTCAAAATTGCGCAATTACTACAAACACGCAAGAGCTGTGATTGTTCCTTCCATTTGTTATGAAGTTTTCGGAATTATCATCATTGAAGCTTTCTCACAGGAAACACCGGTGATCGTGAACAATTTGGGAGCTCTCCCTGAGGTGGTGGATGATAGCGGCGGTGGGATCATTTACAATAGTCAAGACGAACTTCTGGCAGCGATCAGGCGATTGGCCGAAGATGATCCTCTGCGGGAAGAACTTGGCCGAAAGGGTCACGGAGCATACTTGCAATACTGGAATGAGGAAAGTCACATACAGCAATATCTGGGATTGATTGAGCGAGTTCAGCAAAAACGTCTTGCGGGAGCAATGTCATGA
- a CDS encoding glycosyltransferase family 4 protein, translating into MRIGVDACCWSNRRGFGRFTRELLTALAEIDDRNEYWFFVDHQTAIENQFPQNVNLVTVSTQAAPTQAASSSGRRSISDLLRMTRAVAKHSLDLFFFPAIYSYFPVWNRTKIVVTIHDMTPARFAHSVFPNKKLEFFWNLKEKIALRQSDRIVTVSHYSKQQIMEHRGIAESRISVVSEAAGEAFRVMPEDEKRSKVLSRFGLSGNRYLLYVGGISPHKNLQMLTKAFGELTQTASFSDYKLVFAGDFEKDSFYSDYEALKNLVEQLQIRKGVIFTGYIDDGDLAHLYNSATLFVFPSLQEGFGLPAVEAMACGTPIVASKAGSLPEIIGEAGEFFDPDDSNQALETIRRVLADDSLRQQMRSRGLERVKHFQWEKTARQTLQIFESMMEPPRRQDAKF; encoded by the coding sequence ATGCGGATTGGCGTGGACGCATGTTGCTGGTCGAACCGGCGCGGATTCGGACGTTTCACAAGAGAGCTATTGACCGCCCTGGCGGAAATCGATGATCGAAACGAATACTGGTTTTTTGTGGATCATCAGACCGCGATCGAAAATCAATTCCCCCAAAACGTCAACCTTGTGACGGTTTCCACGCAGGCAGCTCCAACTCAAGCCGCCTCTTCTTCCGGCCGGCGATCGATTTCTGATCTCTTGAGAATGACTCGTGCTGTCGCAAAACATTCACTCGATCTATTCTTTTTCCCTGCCATTTATTCTTACTTCCCGGTGTGGAATAGGACAAAAATTGTGGTCACAATTCATGACATGACCCCTGCGCGTTTTGCGCACTCAGTGTTTCCAAACAAAAAATTGGAATTCTTTTGGAACCTGAAAGAAAAAATCGCATTACGCCAGTCAGACCGGATCGTCACCGTTTCTCATTATTCCAAGCAACAAATCATGGAACATCGTGGCATTGCAGAATCACGAATCAGCGTTGTTTCGGAAGCTGCAGGCGAAGCTTTTCGGGTTATGCCGGAAGATGAAAAACGGTCAAAAGTTCTGTCCCGGTTCGGATTATCCGGCAACCGCTACCTGCTCTACGTTGGTGGAATCAGTCCGCACAAGAATCTTCAGATGCTCACGAAAGCATTTGGTGAATTGACGCAAACAGCTTCCTTTTCAGATTACAAACTGGTGTTTGCGGGGGATTTCGAAAAGGACTCTTTCTATTCTGATTATGAGGCTCTTAAAAACCTGGTGGAGCAGCTGCAAATCCGGAAAGGAGTCATTTTCACCGGCTATATTGATGATGGTGATCTGGCTCATCTGTATAACTCAGCTACGTTGTTTGTCTTCCCTTCATTGCAAGAGGGATTCGGCCTTCCTGCTGTGGAAGCAATGGCCTGTGGAACCCCGATCGTTGCCAGCAAGGCAGGATCTCTCCCCGAAATCATTGGTGAAGCAGGCGAATTTTTTGATCCTGACGATTCCAATCAAGCGCTTGAGACGATTCGACGCGTGCTTGCCGATGATTCGCTCAGACAACAAATGCGTTCCAGAGGATTGGAACGCGTAAAACACTTTCAATGGGAGAAAACTGCCCGTCAAACTCTTCAGATTTTCGAAAGCATGATGGAACCGCCAAGACGCCAAGACGCCAAGTTTTAA